Proteins encoded within one genomic window of Streptomyces sp. NBC_01314:
- a CDS encoding 4-oxalomesaconate tautomerase, translating into MLMRGGTSKGAYFLAADLPAEPADRDDLLLRVMGSPDPRQIDGLGGAHPLTSKVAVVSVSADPEADVDYLFLQIGVESPEVSDRQNCGNLLAGVGPFAVERGLVSVGGPETSVRIRMLNSGDLAVATFPTPGGRIAVTGVAGISGVPGTAAPVMIEFPPSGTPLLPTGNARDVIAGTEVTCVDNGMPTVLIPAGALKVTGHEIPKDLEEDLALAYRLREIRLAAGPLMGLGDVEHTTVPKLSLLAPPQHDGAVATRTFIPVRCHTSIGVLGAASVAAGLRVKGGVGDGTARLPPAGDRLRIEHPTGFLDIETHVAYGPDGGPSVSRTAVVRTARKIFDGSVFPRPADPSFLT; encoded by the coding sequence ATGCTCATGCGCGGCGGCACCTCCAAGGGCGCCTACTTCCTCGCCGCGGACCTGCCCGCCGAGCCGGCCGACCGAGACGACCTGCTGCTGCGGGTCATGGGCAGCCCCGACCCGCGCCAGATCGACGGCCTGGGCGGGGCCCACCCCCTGACCAGCAAGGTGGCCGTGGTGTCCGTGTCGGCCGATCCCGAGGCCGACGTCGACTACCTGTTCCTCCAGATCGGCGTCGAAAGTCCGGAGGTGAGCGACCGTCAGAACTGCGGCAACCTGCTCGCCGGAGTCGGTCCGTTCGCCGTCGAACGCGGGCTGGTGAGCGTCGGCGGGCCGGAGACGTCCGTACGGATCCGCATGCTGAACAGCGGTGACCTCGCCGTTGCCACCTTTCCCACCCCCGGCGGCCGGATCGCGGTCACCGGGGTTGCCGGGATCTCGGGTGTGCCGGGGACGGCCGCGCCGGTGATGATCGAGTTCCCGCCGAGCGGCACCCCGCTGCTGCCCACCGGGAACGCCCGTGACGTCATCGCCGGCACCGAGGTCACCTGCGTGGACAACGGCATGCCGACCGTCCTGATCCCCGCCGGCGCGCTGAAGGTCACCGGCCACGAGATCCCCAAGGACCTGGAGGAGGATCTCGCGCTCGCCTACCGGCTGCGCGAGATCAGGCTGGCGGCGGGCCCACTGATGGGCCTCGGCGACGTCGAGCACACCACCGTGCCCAAGCTCAGCCTGCTCGCCCCGCCGCAGCACGACGGCGCGGTCGCCACCCGCACCTTCATCCCGGTGCGCTGTCACACCTCGATCGGCGTACTCGGCGCCGCGAGTGTGGCCGCCGGGCTGCGGGTGAAGGGCGGAGTCGGCGACGGCACGGCCCGACTCCCGCCCGCCGGTGACCGGTTGCGCATCGAACACCCCACCGGCTTCCTCGACATCGAGACCCACGTGGCGTACGGCCCCGACGGGGGCCCCTCGGTGAGCCGCACCGCCGTCGTCCGCACCGCCCGCAAGATCTTCGACGGCTCGGTCTTCCCCCGGCCCGCCGACCCCTCCTTCCTCACCTAA
- a CDS encoding 4-carboxy-4-hydroxy-2-oxoadipate aldolase/oxaloacetate decarboxylase, with the protein MGGVIVTNPPKADAEAVEAIGRYGVATVHEAMGRTGLLGTRLRPVQQDTRIVGTAVTVLSWPGDNLMIHAAVEQCGEGDILVVTTTSPSTDGMFGELFATALRRRGVRGLVIDAGIRDTAELRAMDFPAWAAAVSAQGTVKATGGSVNVPVVIGGEIVRPGDVILADDDGVVVVPRERARRTAEASEARERKEAASRAAFRDGQLGLDRYGLRETLVRLGVTYRSYEEYADEGADS; encoded by the coding sequence ATGGGCGGCGTGATCGTCACCAACCCGCCGAAGGCGGACGCCGAGGCCGTCGAGGCGATCGGCCGGTACGGCGTCGCCACCGTCCACGAGGCGATGGGCCGCACAGGCCTGCTCGGCACCCGCCTCCGCCCCGTCCAGCAGGACACCCGGATCGTCGGCACCGCCGTCACGGTCCTCTCCTGGCCCGGCGACAACCTCATGATCCACGCCGCCGTCGAGCAGTGCGGCGAGGGTGACATCCTCGTCGTCACCACCACCTCGCCGTCCACCGACGGCATGTTCGGCGAGCTGTTCGCCACCGCGCTCAGGCGGCGGGGCGTACGAGGCCTGGTCATCGACGCGGGCATCCGCGACACCGCCGAACTGCGCGCGATGGACTTCCCCGCCTGGGCCGCCGCCGTCAGTGCACAGGGCACCGTCAAGGCCACCGGCGGTTCCGTCAACGTCCCCGTGGTCATCGGCGGTGAGATCGTCCGCCCCGGTGACGTGATTCTCGCCGACGACGACGGCGTGGTCGTCGTCCCCCGCGAGCGGGCCCGGCGTACGGCCGAGGCCTCCGAGGCCCGCGAGCGGAAGGAGGCCGCCTCCCGTGCAGCCTTCCGAGACGGCCAACTCGGCCTGGACCGCTACGGGTTGAGGGAGACCCTCGTCCGGCTCGGGGTGACCTACCGGTCCTACGAGGAGTACGCGGACGAGGGCGCGGACTCGTGA